A stretch of DNA from Sphingopyxis sp. MWB1:
GCCTCTATCATGGCGATGAGGACCAGCCGGTCGATCCGCTGATTGCAGGTGCGGTGGGGCTGGGGTCAGCGAGCGGCTTTCGCGGCATCGCTTATGGGGTGTTCGAGGATCTGGAGCTGGGGGCTTTTGGCAATCGCATCCCTTCGCTGACCTTTGAGGTCGAGGCCGATCCCGGGCTGGTCGATGCGGGGGTAGTCGGCAATCACCTGCTCGGCGAGGCGGGACGCTGCATCGGGCATTGGCCCTTTGCCGGCTATGCGGCGTCCGGCGCGCGGGCGCGCGATGCGCTGGCGCCGCTGTTCGAAGCCGATGGCACCCGCTTGATCAGCCGCGCGGATGGCTGGCAGCTTGCGCCGAGCGATGCCGCAGGGGCGCCGCTCGGCCTGGGCGATTACCGCGAAACCGGGCGCGGCGCGGCGGTGGAAGCGAGCGATTATATCGAGCAAAGACGCGGCGCGTTCGCCGCGCTGCCGGGGACGATCCGCCTGCGCCACTATGCGCCCGAGCGCGATTATCAACTGGGCGAGCAGATGAGCCGGGTCGCGGGCGGCGGGGTGCGCGAGGCGCAGATCGACTTGCCGGCCGTGCTGCCCGCTGCATCGGCGCGGGCGCTGGCTGAGCGGCTGGCGCGGGCCGCCGTCGATGGACGCGAGACGCTGGTCTGGCGCGCCGACCTGGCCGCGCTGGCACTGCCCGTGGGGGCGGTGGTGGCGGATGGCGCCGGGGGCGGTTTGGAGGGCGGGTGGCGGGTTGCCCAGCGCGAAATGCGCGGCGCGGCGCTGTCGATCACTCTTGTTCGGCACCAGCCGCTTCCCGGCAGCGAAAGCCCCGCAACCCCTGGGGATGCGGTGACCGCCCCTGACTGGCCCGATGCCGCGGCGATCCTGCACCTGTTCGACCTGCCTGGCAGCGGCGCCGAGGCGGCGACCGCGCCCCGGTTGTGGATTGCAGGGGCCGGAAGCCATGGCGGCTGGCGCGGCGCCGATTGCTGGTTTGTCGCCGCCCCCGAAAGCGAGCCGGTCGCCATCGGCAGCGTGCGCGGGACGGGCGCATTGGGGCAATTGGCCGGGCCGCTGACGCGCGGGCCAACCACTGTTTTCGACAGGCGCGGGGCGGTGGAAGTGGTGCTGGTCGATCCGGCGATGGAGCTGGAAAGCGTGGATGATGCGCGGCTGCTGGACGGAGCCAACCGGGCGATGGTCGGCGGCGAGATGATCCAGTTTGGCGCGGCAACGCTGGTTGCGCCGGGCCGCTGGCGGCTGTCTAACTTGCTGCGCGGGCGGGCGGGGAGCGATGTGCCGACGCTGCATGAGACAGGCGCGCCTTTTCTGCTGCTCGATGGAAGCGGGCTGATGGTGCCCGAGGCGCTGGCGCGCTGGGCTGAAGGCGGAACGGCGCGGCTGCAATGGATGGAGCGCAATCGCTGGGCGCTGGAAGAAGAGACGGTGCCGACCGCAGCAGCGGCGCTGCGCCCGCTGGCGCCGGTGCACGGGCGTGTGCGCGGCACGAGTTCGGGCGGTTTGGAAATTGGCTGGGTGCGGCGCAGCCGGGTCGATCCGGGGTGGCGCGACCATGTCGAGATACCGCTGGGTGAGGCGCGCGAGGCCTGGCGGCTGACGCTTTCGCCTCCTGTCGAGGGGCTGGGACCTTGGACATGCGAACAGGCGAGTTTCACGCTTTCAGCGGCCGACCGCGCCTTGTTGCCGCCTGGGACATTCGCTGAAATTTGCCAGATCGGCGACCTTTCCCTGTCGTTTCCGCTGAGGCTGGCACTGAATTGAGGAGAGAGGCGAATGAGCGAGATTCTGACGACCGCGCGCTTTGCATTGCCGTTGCTGGCTGTGGCGCAGGCGCAAAAGGAAATAACGCATAATGAGGCACTGACGCGGATGGACGCCTTGCTCCATGCAGCAGTGGAAGAGGGGCCGATCGATACCCCGCCCGCAGCGCCCCAGGAAGGACAATGCTGGCTTGTCGGCGCCATGCCTGACGGGGCGTGGAGCGGGGAGGCGCATGTCCTCGCTTTGTGGAGCGCGGGCGGATGGCGCTTTTTGCGTCCGCGCGAAGGAATGCGGCTAATTCGTCTGTCCGACAGGGGTTTACTGCGATTCGAGGGAGGTTTATGGTCGCCGCCGGAACCGATAGCCGCGCCGTCCGGAGGAGCGGTCATCGATTCCGAGGCACGAACAGCAATTTCGGCCTTGATCGGGTTGCTCGCCGCGCATGGTATTCTGATTCCGGAATAAATTTAAGGTTGGAATAGCTATGAAGTGCGACTTTTTGGCAACATGTTGACGATTTGTTAGCTTGCGCGGAACCAAAGGCACGAGTAGGACGTCTGACGAGACGTAATCTCAATTGAA
This window harbors:
- a CDS encoding phage tail protein, translated to MATLVLGVAGGLIGGPLGAALGAAIGQQVDAVILRPGAREGPRLSDLKLQASTYGQQIPQLFGTMRVAGSVIWATDLIERRTKHGGGKGRPSVTEFSYSASLAIALSSRRIRGVRRIWADGNLLRGANGSFRERCSFRLYHGDEDQPVDPLIAGAVGLGSASGFRGIAYGVFEDLELGAFGNRIPSLTFEVEADPGLVDAGVVGNHLLGEAGRCIGHWPFAGYAASGARARDALAPLFEADGTRLISRADGWQLAPSDAAGAPLGLGDYRETGRGAAVEASDYIEQRRGAFAALPGTIRLRHYAPERDYQLGEQMSRVAGGGVREAQIDLPAVLPAASARALAERLARAAVDGRETLVWRADLAALALPVGAVVADGAGGGLEGGWRVAQREMRGAALSITLVRHQPLPGSESPATPGDAVTAPDWPDAAAILHLFDLPGSGAEAATAPRLWIAGAGSHGGWRGADCWFVAAPESEPVAIGSVRGTGALGQLAGPLTRGPTTVFDRRGAVEVVLVDPAMELESVDDARLLDGANRAMVGGEMIQFGAATLVAPGRWRLSNLLRGRAGSDVPTLHETGAPFLLLDGSGLMVPEALARWAEGGTARLQWMERNRWALEEETVPTAAAALRPLAPVHGRVRGTSSGGLEIGWVRRSRVDPGWRDHVEIPLGEAREAWRLTLSPPVEGLGPWTCEQASFTLSAADRALLPPGTFAEICQIGDLSLSFPLRLALN
- a CDS encoding DUF2793 domain-containing protein, with product MSEILTTARFALPLLAVAQAQKEITHNEALTRMDALLHAAVEEGPIDTPPAAPQEGQCWLVGAMPDGAWSGEAHVLALWSAGGWRFLRPREGMRLIRLSDRGLLRFEGGLWSPPEPIAAPSGGAVIDSEARTAISALIGLLAAHGILIPE